Below is a window of Reichenbachiella ulvae DNA.
CCCAAATGATGTCTCCATTTTTTTTGTAAACCTGATGCTCTATTCCGTTGACCTCACCTGTCATTTGAAGGAGCTCTCTTATTTTCATCCTATCCTGCTGATTCACCATAAGTGATCCAGCACCAGGGACAAGTTTGCAGAACTCCTCACGTGATTCATAGCCAAACATTTTGACCATAGCAGGGTTTACTGTAGTGAAACTTCCCTCGCCGTCAGCAACATATATGCCTTCTAAAGAATTTTCGAA
It encodes the following:
- a CDS encoding PAS domain-containing protein: DGRIFERHSVPMILDGKNVGRVWSFRNITEKKNAEDKYRELFENSLEGIYVADGEGSFTTVNPAMVKMFGYESREEFCKLVPGAGSLMVNQQDRMKIRELLQMTGEVNGIEHQVYKKNGDIIWVRSNIRVHFNGSNPIKYEGSLEDITDRKESSKPTRSTNRRT